Part of the Panicum virgatum strain AP13 chromosome 4N, P.virgatum_v5, whole genome shotgun sequence genome is shown below.
gatgaagcccacaactcggcctactccattcacccgggatccaccaaaatgtatatggacttaaaacagaaatattggtggaatgggatgaaggcagatattgcacgattcgtcgcccattgcgatacttgccagagaatcaaagctgaacaccagaagccggcaggattgttgcagcccctacccattccggtttggaaatgggatgaaatagggatggattttgtggtaggctTGCCCaaaacccagaaaggacacgattccatatgggtaatagtggaccgactcactaaagcggctcactacggtggagagaagctagccaagctctatgtggaaaatatagtgaagttgcatggcgTGCCTAGTCGAATTGTTTCAGACAGAGGggcccagttcacctctagattttggaagagtttgcataaagccatgggcaccaagctagactttagctccgcttatcacccacagacagatggtcagacagaaagggtgaatcagattatggaagatatgttgagagcatgtgttctcacctacgacaaagattgggaacagagtttaccctatgccgagttctcctACAATAATGGGTATCAAGGAAGCTTGGGTATGTCGCCGTTCGAAGCCCTttacggaagaaaatgcaggacccctctgatgtggtcagaagtggGAGAACGTGCTCTAGTCGGGCCCGCCCTCATAAAGGAAgtagaagaaagagttgccgagattagagagaaactgaaagcagcccagtcccgacagaagagttacgctgacaagaaaagacgggaaataagtttcagtccaggggattttgtgtatctcaaggtatcacccattcgaggaatccgaagatttcaggtacaaggaaaattagcccctcggtacattggaccataccgagttctgaagaaagttggagcagtagcataccgtttggaactaccagaagaaatgtcagatatacatccagtattccacgtctcgcagctaagaagatgtttgagggtacccgaggcagagcatgTGCCAGTAGAAATGATAGATTTacagccagacctacgataccaagaagtaccggtcaagattctcgacactgtcaccagaaggaccagaaactccgaagttcGGATAtgtagagttcagtggagcagacacggagtggaagaagctacatgggaacgcgaagatgctctaaagaaagagtttccccacctgtttaggaaccagccgaatctcgaggatgagattcattttaagtggggtaggtttgtaacatcccgaaaactcaccaaaaataaatcatgcactAAAGTTGTttttatcattgagctcgactcaaaccctgaaccctaatcccCAGAGCCtctcccgaacaacccgacacccgaattcaatccaCGTCCCATCTCTTTCCCATCCAgcgcgacgcgtcgtgaccggccgccgcgaatcccgccccctccttttctctttctcctccgaccgcgtgccccacctcccgcgaCCCGCatgccacgcgtggccgaccgcagccgcggtcaccgctggcgcgcaccgcgtGCCCCCACGTGCTCGCCCCGCGCGCTCGCTGCgccccgccatcaccgccgcgccgcccgacgCTCCGCGTGCAGAGCCACGCCGCGACGCTCGCCggcccgcgcacgcgccgcaCGCCCTCGCTGCTCGCGCCGTCGGGTCCCGCAGCACCGAGGCCGCCACTGGCGCTGCCCCGGCCCCGCGCACGCCGCTGgcccctgccccgccgcgcacgcATGCGCGCACACCCTGCCCTGCCCacgtgcgcgccgcgcgccgcccgtcgctgcgccgccctgtgctcgccgcggcctcgccgctaGCGCCACCACCCTgggccgcacagcgccgccctgtacacgccgctgccgctcgcgtCTCATCAACTgaggccgcctcgccgcccgtgccTCGCTCCGCGACGCTCGCAAGGAGCCAAGACGCCATTGATGGTGCTCCGCGCGGCTCGTCGGCCGTCACCCACCcccggccgcgccaccgcctcttCACGCCTATAAATGGCCCccaccggcgccgctcctccacacCCAAGCCtccccggccaccaccgcctcccctcctcagtgccagcgccgccgccccgctccaatagcgccgccgccgccgccccgctccaatagcgccgccgccgccgccggcccgcgtcgccccgcctccTCGCTACGCCCCGGGCCGAGGTGAGTGGGGGAATCAATCCCCCACATCCCACTGCCCCTTTTTCCCCtacccagagccgccgccgagcccccacgccgccgaatcgccggcaccgagcgccgccccctcccctcctctgttccgcgtggggagaggaaggagatggcAATTATGCCAAAACCCCCCTCACCTTCTTCTATTCCATAGAGACCCCCCTCACCTATTGGCTTATATCCAAAAAGAACCCTACCCTTTGCTCTAATTTCAAGTAAACCCTTCCACGTAAAAACATAATTCTAAGTATACCCCTATACCTTCCAGAATAGTCCAGgtgttttcaaaaattacaaccaggccccttcctcctccgggttaattacaaataggcccctgacCCCTTAACCGACCCACAAACCCttataaaacctatcatttcatgaaacaaacgacctctgatcaacccgaaactttaccacgcctctcataactaagtcttggccatgccattaggaaaccactcaaagatgttacttctatctccatattttatgtgtttccgattcgagctcaacggtaGATCTTTGTGttgattggatgcttgtttgtgtgtgctgtagaccacggagtgaacgaaggagagcccgtcaatgagtagtactgtgagcaggagaacgaggaccagttccgcgaccccgagcccgaaggacaggactttcccgaaggctacgaagacggcaagttccatcccatcctttgatgcatgtttctgccctagtttttataaacacaacccaatggcctgttttataaaattgcatatgttttacttgcatgaaaacacggttggatagccaccccttgatttgttataaccattccttgactacctagattaatgtctgctttcgcttggacgttaatcgatattagaacacTTAGGACAATACCcataatacgatttattttataaagaaaatgcgtgtgtgtgggaagggataaattgTGGGTTTTCAAAAGAGGAGTatagacgggatggacggcatttctgtgtgatttgccgattggtgtgcttgtgcctgtgtggcagagcaaggagggagatatccatcttgtcatgtctaaggaccgagttggtgtgtcatctcacctaactctactttcgtgcaaaccactcgtccgttgaatgggcaacggcgtagcataaatcccactagttggtgtggtagccatcaggagagctgagagcaacgggtgactaaggaaaagggataagccccgagtgacttatgcccggttatacctaagtgaacggtcgatgaccccttggtgcatcccgtgatgactagtcaggcttagctatggtgggtaatggctatgttgggatctacaccgacacgatggtgttcgagttgtggtatcctacttgtgggtaaagttgcacacctctacagagttaagaaactattcgaatagccgtgcccacggtattgggcgagttacggtgtggtcacataactagtgtttcttgggatgggctagcgtgagttgttttgaattgtgtccggcagttgtgccgtgtgttacgacggacggggagtccggtagcagatTAAAACTTGAACCCCGTGTTACTACAAAAATCTGATTTTCAaaaaggttttctgttaaaacaaacccctgcataaaatatcgtttttatgtaaattaaaccataaccttatccttgatttacctatgcatattattctaaTATAACCcctcctccgtgggtgtggttggatttgctgagtacgtttgtactcaccccattcttactttttacagaagaagacccagacttcgtgccagacgacgctgagtagggttttcgttctacacccaaccttgcctgtggtaccggccctgtcgagatgcctccgctgtcgcaatactctgagcccgtgctagaccccatgtggtttgcggtctggtgttatgtcgtagcttggttaattattatcattatctgtatcgagtgtcctccaaggtttgtacggttttgaaccatctgatgtaataaatgtggcatcagcctcctgggactggtgctttgtatcacatttaagtcttctcttatgaggggacgcttcagcacGCAGCATGGAAAACTGAGATTGAGTATGGATTAGTTTCTCACAGTAAGGGGAGGGATAGGAAGCTGGTGCCAACGTGGTAGAACGCCACAAATGTGATTCCAATGTTAGTTGATTGCGACAAACTGAAATAAATAGATGTTTACGTGGAAAATAAAAGAAGCAAACCAATTTGATTCTCCTTCTCCTGTGCACTACTCTTCTTGATCTGTGGACGCAGTGTGCAGCGATTGCGACGGAATGGATCTGTGGCCGTGGGGATTGAAGGATGGATAAGGAAATTGGAGGGATTGAGCAATTTGGTGCACGGGGTATGTGATTTTTGCGGGTGATATGGGCAGCTAGTTGGAGAATCTTTTCAACCATCGATGTTGCCCGGCAGTCCGGCTTGCACCTAATTTGCCCCTAGATTTTAGGGGGAAAACAAACAAATCGTGTGTCCACGGCAACGGCGGGGCAGGTTCTGACCtgggggcgacggcgacgggagCGGAGCGACCTCGCGGAGCTTGGAACGGAGTCACGAATGATGGCGAACTGATGTATGAGTTCTCGCGCGTTAGGTGGATCAGGTCGTAGGACTCCGGCCGGCGGTCGACCGCGACGACGGCGGAGGAGCTCgcaacgggcggcggcggcggaactcggAACGGGTGATGACACGGCGAGCGGAATGAATCGCTGGGGCGGGATGGGAGCCGACCGCGCAGCACTACGCCGGGATGGCCCGAGGGTCGCCGACGGGAGGCCGAGACGCGCCGGGATGAGGAAGGTGGGACGCTGGGATTGAGGATGCGTCTAGGGGAGGGAGCGGCGAGCCGGCAGCCGGGCACCGGGATTGGGAAATCGTAGCGGGtgctgggctcggcggcggtggtccTGGTagtggtgggggtgggggtggggggggtggTTGAGGGGCGACGCGGACCGGGGCCAACCGGTGGGTGCGAAACCGAAGTGGCGGATCGGGTGCGGAAGGTAAGCTCGGGTATGCAATATCTTATTCCATATTCAGGGTACCCAATAGACCTAATATATATAGACCGAAGAAGTTGTACCCCTTCTAAATTAATTTATATAAAGATTTCTAATACAAATCTAAATCTGCTTGCATTACGAGTGTCCATGCCGGTCCGACCGGTATACTGTCAAATCTTTTGTGCATCCACGCTGGGCTGTTCGCCAGAAAATGAAGggtcattttgatccatgccactacaatttcttgaagttggatttcatgttgaaatccatgccattgagtggcatgattttgaacgtgacacctaatttcacgaagttgtggtggcacgaatcgaattttcccgAAAATGAAAGGAAGGAAggcatatgcatgcatgcagcaagCAAGCTGATCGCCAGCCATTgccgtcctcctccctctcctccgaaCTCCGATCCGATCATTTCCCCAGCCGGCGTTAGCTAGGTAGCATCCCCGGCGATCATCAATCATCATGGTCTTAATCCAGCCCATCCCAGCCATTAAAGCCCACCAAGGCCCATGCCGTGCCCCCGCCGCgcacggacggcggcggcgggagtcctcctccgcgccggcggGAGTTGCGTGTGCAGTCCCCCACCGGCCAGGCCACGAAGCCaactccgccgctgccgcatTCGACGGAGTGGGGCGCTTCTTCCGCGCCGGAGTAAGAGTACCATCAGCATCGGCTTGGCTCCTCCACGAGGTCCGTTTCCTAATCCTAATTCTCATGTCAGAAGGGGGAATCCGTCACTAAATTTCGGTTCAGTCTGAATAAcatcaacaaatttcagtccATGACAACTGCTTTGTACGTGTAGCTAAACTTCTATACGACAACTTTTAGCATTGGCATTTACAGAATATGGTCCCTACTTTTGTGTTTTCCACCAATCTggcatatataaaaaaagaaataagtaTACATGTTGCTTCTTTCCTTCAGAGACTCAAGTGTATGTATGCATGCTCCTAAGCGGATCGGATATACAGGCCAGCGTTCCATATCCATCTAGGTTGGTTGCAGTGCTTTTTCTATCTATCTGTGCCTCTGCCCCCAACAGATTCCCATTTCATATGATACACCTGAACAATAATTAATTTATCT
Proteins encoded:
- the LOC120669515 gene encoding uncharacterized protein LOC120669515, with the translated sequence MDTQGVQLLRSIYIRSIGYPEYGIRYCIPELTFRTRSATSVSHPPVGPGPRRPSTTPPTPTPTTTRTTAAEPSTRYDFPIPVPGCRLAAPSPRRILNPSVPPSSSRRVSASRRRPSGHPGVVLRGRLPSRPSDSFRSPCHHPFRVPPPPPVASSSAVVAVDRRPESYDLIHLTRENSYISSPSFVTPFQAPRGRSAPVAVAPRCKPDCRATSMVEKILQLAAHITRKNHIPRAPNCSIPPISLSILQSPRPQIHSVAIAAHCVHRSRRVVHRRRRIKLLPIPPLTVFLAVNLEAQFLDDAGYKCHCVRGQKPAERMTTTDKTVLQADSE